Proteins encoded together in one Carassius auratus strain Wakin chromosome 32, ASM336829v1, whole genome shotgun sequence window:
- the LOC113052266 gene encoding very-long-chain (3R)-3-hydroxyacyl-CoA dehydratase 4-like isoform X1, with translation MRFSLSLTYLFSYNLLQFYGHTWIFTNMTARFLSFGEDAQAGTFYFVGVMMGACQLLSLLELFHIADGFEECRLFPRFMQVMERNVLLFLLISLEEFQSKPVVCVQFYLWNILGLLRYPHELFCLIGTPYFKMLWVHQTLSIPVYLLSAVTEGISIFHMLPYLSESEGMDSVRLKVPASIYMYSPYILMGWLLLHVLGSSLTVLFLLKERKETLESWNQKLKKD, from the exons ATGAG GTTTAGCCTCAGTCTCACATACCTCTTTTCGTACAACTTGCTTCAGTTCTATGGACACACATGGATTTTCACGAACATGACAGCCAGATTTCTCTCTTTTGGGGAAG ATGCCCAGGCGGGCACCTTCTATTTTGTGGGCGTGATGATGGGCGCTTGTCAGCTTCTGTCTTTGTTAGAACTGTTTCATATTGCAGATGGTTTTGAGGAGTGCAGGCTTTTCCCTCGCTTCATGCAG GTAATGGAGAGAAATGTCCTTCTGTTTCTCCTCATCAGTCTGGAAGAGTTTCAGAGCAAACCAGTGGTGTGTGTCCAGTTTTATCTGTGGAATATACTGGGCCTACTAAG GTATCCACATGAGTTATTTTGCCTCATAGGCACaccatattttaaaatgctatggGTGCATCAAACGCTCTCGATCCCAGTGTACTTGCTGTCTGCTGTCACAGAAG GAATAAGCATTTTCCATATGTTGCCATACTTGTCTGAGTCTGAAGGAATGGATTCAGTGCGGCTTAAAGTACCTGCATCAATATACATGTATTCCCCATACATCCTTATGGGTTGGTTACTCCTTCATGTATTAG GATCCAGTTTAACGGTACTATTCTTGCTGAAGGAAAGGAAGGAGACTCTGGAGAGCTGGAATCAGAAGCTGAAGAAAGACTAA
- the LOC113052266 gene encoding very-long-chain (3R)-3-hydroxyacyl-CoA dehydratase 4-like isoform X2, producing MTARFLSFGEDAQAGTFYFVGVMMGACQLLSLLELFHIADGFEECRLFPRFMQVMERNVLLFLLISLEEFQSKPVVCVQFYLWNILGLLRYPHELFCLIGTPYFKMLWVHQTLSIPVYLLSAVTEGISIFHMLPYLSESEGMDSVRLKVPASIYMYSPYILMGWLLLHVLGSSLTVLFLLKERKETLESWNQKLKKD from the exons ATGACAGCCAGATTTCTCTCTTTTGGGGAAG ATGCCCAGGCGGGCACCTTCTATTTTGTGGGCGTGATGATGGGCGCTTGTCAGCTTCTGTCTTTGTTAGAACTGTTTCATATTGCAGATGGTTTTGAGGAGTGCAGGCTTTTCCCTCGCTTCATGCAG GTAATGGAGAGAAATGTCCTTCTGTTTCTCCTCATCAGTCTGGAAGAGTTTCAGAGCAAACCAGTGGTGTGTGTCCAGTTTTATCTGTGGAATATACTGGGCCTACTAAG GTATCCACATGAGTTATTTTGCCTCATAGGCACaccatattttaaaatgctatggGTGCATCAAACGCTCTCGATCCCAGTGTACTTGCTGTCTGCTGTCACAGAAG GAATAAGCATTTTCCATATGTTGCCATACTTGTCTGAGTCTGAAGGAATGGATTCAGTGCGGCTTAAAGTACCTGCATCAATATACATGTATTCCCCATACATCCTTATGGGTTGGTTACTCCTTCATGTATTAG GATCCAGTTTAACGGTACTATTCTTGCTGAAGGAAAGGAAGGAGACTCTGGAGAGCTGGAATCAGAAGCTGAAGAAAGACTAA